One Nocardioides luti DNA window includes the following coding sequences:
- a CDS encoding cold shock domain-containing protein, with amino-acid sequence MPTGKVKWYDAEKGFGFLSQEDGPDVYVRSEALPEGVTTVKAGTRVEFGIAQGRRGDQALQVRVLEAPASVARGQSHARRKKPEEMVSIVEDLIRLLDDVGEGYRHGRHPDSRTAKPTAKLLRALADELEL; translated from the coding sequence GTGCCCACTGGCAAGGTGAAGTGGTACGACGCCGAGAAGGGCTTCGGCTTCCTGTCGCAGGAGGACGGCCCGGACGTGTACGTCCGCTCCGAGGCGCTCCCCGAGGGCGTCACCACGGTCAAGGCCGGGACCCGGGTCGAGTTCGGCATCGCGCAGGGCCGCCGCGGCGACCAGGCGCTGCAGGTCCGCGTCCTCGAGGCGCCCGCGTCCGTCGCGCGCGGCCAGTCGCACGCCCGGCGCAAGAAGCCCGAGGAGATGGTCTCGATCGTCGAGGACCTGATCCGCCTGCTCGACGACGTCGGCGAGGGCTACCGCCACGGCCGCCACCCCGACTCCCGCACGGCCAAGCCGACCGCGAAGCTGCTCCGCGCGCTCGCCGACGAGCTCGAGCTCTGA
- a CDS encoding sialidase family protein, translated as MTRLPFSSPRLLALAATAVLVAGATGAGTAQASVTTARGGHHAVTAAAVTAPAPGFTSYAAPSTFNDADNAGEPSIGDDWRTGTTMYQSSLSTYSVTWDDTTSPATPHWSDVSANATNGCPQGSTISLDPILFTDHATGRTFESQLSGVDSLTCWTDDDGATWHPSTGGGIPSGVDHQTIGGGPYSAGGVGGLPLGYDDAVYYCSQDIAAAFCAVSRDGGTTFGAGVPTYSLLDCGGLHGHVKVAPDGTAYLPNKGCGNEQAVVSSTDNGTTWTVNTVPGTTPGDSDPSVGVGSGGTVYFGYVDGSGTPGVAVSHDRGRTWTDRQTVGKGFGIKNAVFPTMVAGDDDRASFAYLGTPTGGDYQDNANFHGEWHLYVDTTYDGGKTWVTSDATPGDPVQVGSICTGGTTCGDDRNLLDFIDVTTDSHGRVLVGFADGCINACVSDPQHRGRDAYATIARQSSGLPLLSAYDAG; from the coding sequence ATGACTCGGCTCCCGTTCTCCTCCCCGCGGCTCCTCGCGCTCGCCGCGACCGCGGTCCTCGTCGCCGGCGCCACCGGCGCCGGCACCGCGCAGGCGTCCGTGACCACCGCCCGCGGCGGCCACCACGCCGTCACCGCGGCCGCGGTCACCGCCCCGGCGCCCGGCTTCACGTCGTACGCCGCCCCGTCGACGTTCAACGATGCCGACAACGCCGGCGAGCCGTCCATCGGCGACGACTGGCGGACCGGGACGACGATGTACCAGTCGAGCCTGTCGACCTACTCCGTCACCTGGGACGACACCACCAGCCCGGCGACGCCGCACTGGTCGGACGTCTCCGCGAACGCCACCAACGGGTGCCCGCAGGGCTCGACCATCAGCCTCGACCCGATCCTCTTCACCGACCACGCGACCGGGCGCACCTTCGAGTCGCAGCTCTCCGGCGTGGACTCGCTGACCTGCTGGACCGACGACGACGGCGCGACGTGGCACCCGAGCACCGGTGGCGGCATCCCCAGCGGCGTCGACCACCAGACCATCGGCGGCGGCCCCTACTCCGCGGGCGGGGTCGGCGGCCTGCCGCTCGGCTACGACGACGCGGTCTACTACTGCTCGCAGGACATCGCGGCCGCCTTCTGCGCGGTCTCCCGCGACGGCGGGACGACCTTCGGCGCCGGCGTCCCGACGTACAGCCTCCTCGACTGCGGCGGCCTGCACGGCCACGTGAAGGTCGCCCCCGACGGCACGGCCTACCTGCCCAACAAGGGCTGCGGCAACGAGCAGGCCGTGGTCAGCTCCACCGACAACGGCACGACCTGGACCGTCAACACCGTCCCGGGCACGACGCCCGGCGACTCCGACCCGAGCGTGGGCGTCGGCTCGGGCGGCACCGTCTACTTCGGGTACGTCGACGGCAGCGGCACCCCCGGCGTCGCGGTCAGCCACGACCGGGGCCGCACCTGGACCGACCGCCAGACGGTCGGCAAGGGCTTCGGCATCAAGAACGCCGTCTTCCCGACGATGGTCGCCGGCGACGACGACCGCGCCTCGTTCGCCTACCTCGGCACGCCGACCGGCGGCGACTACCAGGACAACGCGAACTTCCACGGCGAGTGGCACCTGTACGTCGACACCACCTACGACGGCGGCAAGACCTGGGTGACCTCGGACGCGACGCCGGGCGACCCCGTCCAGGTCGGCTCGATCTGCACCGGCGGCACGACGTGCGGCGACGACCGCAACCTGCTCGACTTCATCGACGTCACGACCGACTCGCACGGCCGCGTGCTGGTCGGCTTCGCCGACGGCTGCATCAACGCCTGCGTCAGCGACCCGCAGCACCGGGGCCGCGACGCCTACGCCACGATCGCCCGCCAGAGCAGCGGTCTCCCGCTGCTCTCGGCGTACGACGCCGGCTGA
- a CDS encoding MFS transporter: protein MTTHAVPTPTQGADPGRKSIGKVVFASLIGTATEWYDFFLFGSAAALVFGEVFFGEIGGTTGTLYAFMTYALGFVARPIGGVVFGHFGDKVGRKKMLVASLLMMGIGTFAIGLLPTYATIGVAAPVLLVFCRLLQGFAVGGEWGGAVLMVSEHGSDGWRGFWASWPQAGVALGNLLATGVLWVLAAVQSDAAFLDWGWRIPFLLSAVLVAVGMWVRLSIEESPVFAEAKQEMETTQRGLPIIEVVKQYPREVFVAMGMRMAENISYYIFTVISITYVTTYISVDKPVILRALLIGAAIQFVVVPAIGALSDKVGRRPLYLLGAVGVGIWTFVFFHLLDTQDPDKILFGVVVGLILHSFMYAPQAAFFSELFGTSVRCTGASVGYQLASIFAGAMAPIIALKLLGDVGDGNTTAVGIYVAIASVITIVAVLFAKETRASSLRHDRVLADPTEVDAARR, encoded by the coding sequence ATGACCACGCACGCCGTCCCCACCCCCACCCAGGGTGCCGACCCCGGGCGCAAGTCGATCGGCAAGGTCGTCTTCGCCAGCCTGATCGGCACCGCCACCGAGTGGTACGACTTCTTCCTGTTCGGCTCCGCCGCGGCCCTCGTCTTCGGCGAGGTCTTCTTCGGCGAGATCGGTGGCACCACCGGCACGCTGTACGCCTTCATGACCTACGCGCTGGGCTTCGTGGCCCGCCCGATCGGCGGCGTGGTCTTCGGCCACTTCGGCGACAAGGTCGGCCGCAAGAAGATGCTCGTGGCCTCGCTGCTCATGATGGGGATCGGCACCTTCGCGATCGGCCTGCTGCCGACGTACGCCACCATCGGCGTCGCGGCCCCGGTCCTGCTGGTCTTCTGCCGCCTGCTCCAGGGCTTCGCGGTCGGCGGCGAGTGGGGCGGCGCGGTCCTCATGGTCTCCGAGCACGGCAGCGACGGCTGGCGCGGTTTCTGGGCCTCGTGGCCGCAGGCCGGCGTCGCGCTGGGCAACCTGCTCGCGACCGGTGTGCTGTGGGTCCTCGCGGCCGTGCAGTCCGACGCCGCCTTCCTCGACTGGGGCTGGCGGATCCCGTTCCTGCTGAGCGCCGTGCTCGTCGCGGTCGGCATGTGGGTGCGCCTCTCGATCGAGGAGTCCCCGGTCTTCGCCGAGGCGAAGCAGGAGATGGAGACCACGCAGCGCGGACTGCCGATCATCGAGGTCGTCAAGCAGTACCCCCGCGAGGTCTTCGTCGCGATGGGCATGCGGATGGCCGAGAACATCAGCTACTACATCTTCACGGTCATCTCGATCACCTACGTCACGACCTACATCAGCGTCGACAAGCCGGTCATCCTGCGCGCGCTGCTCATCGGCGCGGCGATCCAGTTCGTGGTCGTCCCGGCCATCGGTGCGCTGTCGGACAAGGTCGGCCGCCGTCCGCTCTACCTGCTCGGTGCCGTCGGCGTCGGTATCTGGACCTTCGTCTTCTTCCACCTGCTCGACACCCAGGACCCCGACAAGATCCTCTTCGGTGTCGTGGTGGGGCTGATCCTGCACTCGTTCATGTACGCCCCGCAGGCGGCGTTCTTCTCCGAGCTGTTCGGCACGTCGGTCCGCTGCACCGGCGCGTCGGTCGGCTACCAGCTCGCCTCGATCTTCGCCGGCGCCATGGCCCCGATCATCGCGCTGAAGCTGCTCGGCGACGTGGGCGACGGCAACACCACCGCGGTCGGCATCTACGTCGCGATCGCCTCGGTGATCACGATCGTGGCCGTGCTGTTCGCCAAGGAGACCCGCGCGAGCTCGCTGCGCCACGACCGGGTCCTCGCGGACCCCACCGAGGTGGACGCCGCGCGGCGCTGA
- a CDS encoding dihydrofolate reductase family protein produces the protein MRTLISTHFVSLDGVAEAPGGEPGYRHSGWTFDIEQDPALYEAKGGEQEEATAMLMGGRTYDAFSAVWPTMDYFAKFNAMPKYVVSSTVTDPTWHDTTVLASLDDVAALKQSEGGPILVQGSLALTQSLLKAGLLDELRLTVFPVVLGSGRRLFPDDAEDKVKLSLVSSRTFSNGVQHQVLRTA, from the coding sequence ATGCGCACCCTGATCAGCACCCACTTCGTCTCCCTCGACGGCGTCGCCGAGGCGCCCGGCGGCGAGCCCGGCTACCGGCACTCCGGCTGGACCTTCGACATCGAGCAGGACCCGGCGCTCTACGAGGCCAAGGGCGGCGAGCAGGAGGAGGCCACCGCGATGCTGATGGGCGGCCGGACCTACGACGCGTTCTCGGCCGTGTGGCCGACGATGGACTACTTCGCGAAGTTCAACGCGATGCCGAAGTACGTCGTCTCCAGCACCGTCACCGACCCGACCTGGCACGACACCACCGTGCTCGCCTCGCTCGACGACGTCGCGGCGCTGAAGCAGAGCGAGGGCGGCCCGATCCTCGTCCAGGGCAGCCTGGCCCTGACCCAGTCGCTGCTCAAGGCGGGGCTCCTCGACGAGCTGCGGCTGACGGTCTTCCCGGTGGTGCTCGGCAGCGGTCGGCGGCTCTTCCCCGACGACGCCGAGGACAAGGTGAAGCTGTCGCTGGTCTCCAGCAGGACCTTCAGCAACGGCGTGCAGCACCAGGTTCTGCGTACCGCCTGA
- a CDS encoding S8 family serine peptidase — protein MTRQAAADRAPGSVVRRSLVGATLAAALATTALVPLAGSASASHGVAASGRPGATSAASAVDTDALYLVTLTGPGVAGYRGMLPAPVQRLALRRQQDAVLAKVGSPVPVYRWTTALNGFAVRLDRTQAADLAALPQVELVEENAVRHLTGAPATAAPQAPTAPGRGGASVVIGVVDSGISPESPLFASVSGLGRAPRGFSGQCAGGEDWPDTTCNDKVLAARWYVDGFGSDRVRTTASLSARDDDGHGTQMASIAAGNPGVSVRVNEQRLGSYAGAAPQARLAVYKACWTAPDPADDGCATADLVTAIDQATTDGVDVLNLSVDGPATFDTVERALLGAAEDDVVVVAAAGNDPRHSFAAHPGPWVTTVGGTTGAVRRGQVRVAGGGPTLPGAMASTRGTGADPVRVVLGSAVAAPDATREQARTCQPGSLDASRVAGTIVLCDRGVIGRVDKSAAVEQADGVGMVLANVGAGALAADFHSVPTVHVNRTDARALRSWLAGHPGARATLHPLGVARIPTRVARDTAAGDPTGPVLKPDVAAPAVGVLGAVPPAVRSTRWDFVSGTSAATAHTAGLAAVLRGEHRRWSASVVRSALATSAVPVAGGSALTAGAGRVRASAAATPGLAFEVDPLDYRRWLEGDRTTLNTPSVLLAGAESSTRRTVTNVGRRAMYFSSSARGFTRHRVTVTPAAVRLAPGESATFTIRVTRPAGPLPLDDGTVRWLGANGTLVSIPVLISR, from the coding sequence GTGACCAGGCAGGCCGCCGCGGACCGCGCGCCGGGCAGCGTCGTACGACGCTCGCTCGTCGGCGCGACGCTCGCCGCTGCCCTGGCGACCACCGCCCTCGTGCCGCTCGCGGGATCCGCCAGCGCCAGCCACGGTGTGGCGGCGTCCGGCCGACCCGGCGCGACCTCGGCCGCGTCCGCCGTCGACACCGACGCGCTCTACCTGGTCACGCTGACGGGTCCGGGTGTGGCCGGCTACCGCGGCATGCTGCCGGCACCCGTGCAGCGGCTGGCGCTGCGACGCCAGCAGGACGCCGTCCTGGCGAAGGTCGGATCCCCCGTCCCGGTCTACCGCTGGACGACCGCGCTCAACGGCTTCGCCGTCCGGCTCGACCGCACGCAGGCGGCCGACCTCGCCGCGCTGCCGCAGGTCGAGCTCGTCGAGGAGAACGCCGTACGCCACCTCACCGGCGCCCCGGCGACCGCCGCACCGCAGGCGCCGACGGCTCCCGGACGCGGGGGTGCCAGCGTGGTCATCGGCGTCGTCGACTCCGGCATCTCGCCCGAGAGCCCGCTGTTCGCGAGCGTCTCCGGGCTCGGTCGTGCGCCGCGCGGCTTCTCCGGCCAGTGCGCGGGCGGCGAGGACTGGCCGGACACCACGTGCAACGACAAGGTGCTGGCGGCACGGTGGTACGTCGACGGCTTCGGCTCCGACCGCGTGCGCACGACCGCGTCCCTCTCCGCCCGCGACGACGACGGCCACGGCACCCAGATGGCCTCGATCGCCGCCGGCAACCCGGGCGTCTCGGTGCGGGTCAACGAGCAGCGGCTCGGCAGCTACGCCGGGGCCGCGCCCCAGGCCCGGCTCGCCGTCTACAAGGCCTGCTGGACCGCGCCCGACCCGGCCGACGACGGCTGCGCGACCGCCGACCTCGTCACCGCGATCGACCAGGCGACCACCGACGGGGTCGACGTCCTCAACCTCTCCGTCGACGGCCCCGCCACCTTCGACACCGTCGAGCGCGCCCTGCTCGGCGCCGCCGAGGACGACGTGGTCGTCGTCGCGGCGGCGGGCAACGACCCGCGGCACTCGTTCGCCGCGCACCCCGGTCCGTGGGTCACCACGGTCGGGGGCACGACCGGTGCCGTACGCCGCGGGCAGGTCCGCGTCGCCGGCGGCGGGCCGACGCTGCCCGGCGCGATGGCGTCGACGCGCGGCACCGGCGCCGACCCCGTCCGCGTGGTGCTCGGCTCCGCCGTGGCCGCCCCGGACGCCACCCGCGAGCAGGCCCGCACCTGCCAGCCCGGCAGCCTCGACGCGTCCCGCGTCGCGGGCACGATCGTGCTGTGCGACCGCGGCGTCATCGGCCGCGTCGACAAGTCGGCCGCCGTCGAGCAGGCCGACGGCGTCGGCATGGTCCTGGCCAACGTCGGGGCCGGCGCCCTGGCCGCCGACTTCCACAGCGTCCCCACCGTGCACGTGAACCGCACCGACGCACGCGCCCTGCGCTCCTGGCTCGCCGGCCACCCCGGCGCCCGCGCCACGCTGCACCCGCTGGGCGTCGCGCGCATCCCCACCCGTGTCGCCCGCGACACGGCGGCGGGCGACCCCACGGGCCCGGTGCTCAAGCCCGACGTCGCCGCCCCTGCGGTCGGGGTGCTCGGCGCCGTACCCCCCGCCGTGCGCAGCACCCGCTGGGACTTCGTCTCCGGCACGTCGGCCGCGACCGCGCACACCGCCGGCCTCGCCGCGGTGCTGCGGGGCGAGCACCGCCGCTGGTCCGCGTCCGTCGTCCGCTCCGCCCTCGCCACCAGCGCCGTCCCGGTCGCGGGAGGCTCGGCCCTCACCGCCGGAGCCGGCCGGGTCCGCGCCTCCGCGGCCGCGACCCCCGGCCTCGCGTTCGAGGTCGATCCGCTCGACTACCGCCGCTGGCTCGAGGGCGACCGCACCACCCTGAACACCCCGTCGGTGCTGCTCGCCGGTGCCGAGTCGAGCACCCGCCGCACGGTGACGAACGTCGGCCGGCGAGCGATGTACTTCTCCTCCTCCGCCCGCGGCTTCACCCGCCACCGCGTCACGGTCACCCCCGCCGCCGTCCGCCTCGCCCCCGGCGAGAGCGCGACCTTCACGATCCGCGTGACCCGGCCCGCCGGCCCCCTGCCGCTCGACGACGGCACCGTCCGCTGGCTCGGCGCCAACGGCACGCTCGTGAGCATCCCGGTGCTGATCAGCCGCTGA
- a CDS encoding NUDIX hydrolase: MSAGPVGDRIPIAVAALVRDGRVLLVHRHPARAAYPDCWDLVGGHVEAGESAREAVVRECREELGVDVHDPVPLAVRMDDPALALQAFVVRRWDGEPVNAAPDEHDDLGWFGPDDLDDLVLAHAGLRPGLLRALRAPVKN; this comes from the coding sequence GTGAGCGCCGGTCCCGTGGGCGACCGGATCCCGATCGCCGTCGCCGCGCTGGTCCGTGACGGCCGGGTGCTGCTGGTCCACCGCCACCCCGCACGCGCGGCCTACCCGGACTGCTGGGACCTGGTCGGCGGGCACGTCGAGGCCGGGGAGAGCGCCCGCGAGGCGGTCGTCCGCGAGTGCCGCGAGGAGCTCGGGGTGGACGTGCACGACCCCGTCCCGCTCGCGGTGCGGATGGACGACCCCGCCCTCGCGCTGCAGGCCTTCGTCGTCAGGCGCTGGGACGGGGAGCCGGTCAACGCGGCGCCCGACGAGCACGACGACCTGGGCTGGTTCGGCCCGGACGACCTCGACGACCTGGTGCTGGCCCACGCCGGGCTCCGGCCGGGCCTCCTGCGCGCCCTGCGAGCCCCCGTGAAGAATTAG
- a CDS encoding 3-hydroxybutyrate dehydrogenase, translating to MPETPVTPLSARRALVTGGASGIGAAVATRLAGLGAHVTVLDRDEDGAARVAARIGGDFRAIDLTDGAAIDALDLEADILVNNAGIQHVAPIEDFDPATFRLIQQLMLEAPFLLARRFLPGMYERGWGRIVHVSSVHGHRASPYKVAYVSAKHGLEGLSKVIALEAADKGVTSNTVCPGYVRTPLVEGQIADQAKSHGIAEEDVVDDVLLARTPVKRLVEPEEVAEMVGYLCGPFAASVTGSSFLMDGGWTAA from the coding sequence ATGCCCGAGACGCCCGTCACACCCCTGTCCGCACGCCGCGCCCTCGTCACCGGCGGCGCGAGTGGCATCGGCGCGGCCGTCGCCACGCGGCTGGCCGGCCTGGGGGCCCACGTCACGGTCCTGGACCGCGACGAGGACGGGGCCGCCCGCGTCGCGGCCCGGATCGGCGGCGACTTCCGGGCGATCGACCTCACTGACGGCGCCGCCATCGACGCCCTCGACCTCGAGGCCGACATCCTCGTCAACAACGCCGGGATCCAGCACGTCGCGCCGATCGAGGACTTCGACCCCGCGACGTTCCGCCTGATCCAGCAGCTGATGCTCGAGGCGCCGTTCCTGCTCGCCCGCCGCTTCCTGCCGGGCATGTACGAGCGCGGGTGGGGCCGGATCGTCCACGTCTCCAGCGTGCACGGCCACCGCGCCTCGCCGTACAAGGTCGCCTACGTCAGTGCCAAGCACGGGCTCGAGGGCCTGTCCAAGGTGATCGCGCTCGAGGCCGCCGACAAGGGCGTCACCAGCAACACCGTGTGCCCCGGCTACGTCCGCACCCCGCTGGTCGAGGGCCAGATCGCCGACCAGGCGAAGAGCCACGGGATCGCCGAGGAGGACGTCGTCGACGACGTGCTGCTCGCCCGCACCCCGGTCAAGCGCCTCGTCGAGCCCGAGGAGGTCGCCGAGATGGTCGGCTACCTCTGCGGCCCGTTCGCCGCGTCGGTCACCGGCTCGTCGTTCCTCATGGACGGTGGCTGGACCGCCGCCTGA
- a CDS encoding AMP-binding protein produces MADENESYAAGELEPALLEETIGVNFARTAAAHPDREALVEVASGRRWTWAELDRDVDAVARGLIAARLEKGDRVGVWAPNCAEWTIAQYATAKAGLVLVNVNPSYRTHEFAYAVNQSGMRLLLAATSFKTSNYREMVEQVAGECPALERTVYLDTDDWAALVAEGESVPAAALAERMATLEPHDPINIQYTSGTTGRPKGATLSHRNILNNGYVTTELINFTEQDRLCIPVPFYHCFGMVMANLGCTSHGATMVIPAPGFDPEITLRTIEAERCTGVYGVPTMFIAMQNHPTFAEHDLSSLRTGIMAGSICPVEVMKRCISDMHMAEVSIAYGMTETSPVSCQTRADDDLDRRTASIGRVHPHVEVKVVDPVSGETVPRGEPGELCTRGYSVMLGYWDDDEKTREAIDEDGWMHTGDLAEMRPDGYCNIVGRIKDMVIRGGENIYPREIEEFLYQHPDIEDVQVIGVPDEKYGEELCAWVRMRSGATPLDADAVRAYATGKLAHYKIPRYVMVVEEFPMTVTGKIRKVQMREETAEQLGL; encoded by the coding sequence ATGGCTGACGAGAACGAGTCCTACGCCGCCGGTGAGCTCGAGCCGGCGCTCCTCGAGGAGACGATCGGGGTCAACTTCGCCCGCACGGCCGCGGCCCACCCGGACCGGGAGGCGCTGGTCGAGGTGGCGTCGGGCCGGCGCTGGACCTGGGCCGAGCTGGACCGCGACGTCGACGCGGTGGCCCGCGGCCTGATCGCGGCGCGGCTCGAGAAGGGCGACCGGGTCGGCGTGTGGGCGCCGAACTGCGCCGAGTGGACCATCGCGCAGTACGCCACCGCCAAGGCCGGGCTCGTCCTGGTCAACGTGAACCCGTCGTACCGCACCCACGAGTTCGCCTACGCCGTGAACCAGAGCGGGATGCGGCTGCTGCTGGCGGCGACGTCGTTCAAGACCAGCAACTACCGCGAGATGGTCGAGCAGGTCGCGGGGGAGTGCCCCGCGCTGGAGCGCACGGTGTACCTCGACACCGACGACTGGGCCGCCCTCGTGGCGGAGGGGGAGTCGGTGCCCGCCGCGGCGCTCGCCGAGCGGATGGCGACGCTGGAGCCGCACGACCCGATCAACATCCAGTACACCTCCGGCACCACCGGCCGGCCCAAGGGCGCCACGCTCAGCCACCGCAACATCCTGAACAACGGCTACGTCACGACCGAGCTGATCAACTTCACCGAGCAGGACCGGCTCTGCATCCCGGTGCCGTTCTACCACTGCTTCGGGATGGTGATGGCGAACCTCGGCTGCACCTCCCACGGCGCGACGATGGTCATCCCGGCGCCCGGGTTCGACCCCGAGATCACGCTGCGCACGATCGAGGCCGAGCGGTGCACGGGCGTGTACGGCGTCCCCACGATGTTCATCGCGATGCAGAACCACCCGACCTTCGCCGAGCACGACCTCTCGTCGCTGCGCACCGGCATCATGGCGGGCTCGATCTGCCCGGTCGAGGTGATGAAGCGCTGCATCAGCGACATGCACATGGCGGAGGTCTCCATCGCCTACGGCATGACCGAGACCTCCCCGGTGAGCTGCCAGACGCGCGCCGACGACGACCTCGACCGGCGTACCGCCTCGATCGGCCGCGTGCACCCGCACGTCGAGGTCAAGGTGGTCGACCCGGTCAGCGGCGAGACCGTCCCGCGCGGCGAGCCCGGCGAGCTCTGCACCCGGGGCTACTCGGTGATGCTCGGCTACTGGGACGACGACGAGAAGACCCGCGAGGCGATCGACGAGGACGGCTGGATGCACACCGGCGACCTCGCCGAGATGCGCCCCGACGGCTACTGCAACATCGTCGGCCGGATCAAGGACATGGTGATCCGTGGCGGGGAGAACATCTACCCGCGCGAGATCGAGGAGTTCCTCTACCAGCACCCCGACATCGAGGACGTCCAGGTGATCGGCGTCCCCGACGAGAAGTACGGCGAGGAGCTGTGCGCCTGGGTCCGGATGCGCTCGGGCGCCACCCCGCTCGACGCCGACGCCGTCCGCGCGTACGCCACCGGCAAGCTCGCGCACTACAAGATCCCGCGCTACGTCATGGTCGTCGAGGAGTTCCCCATGACGGTCACCGGCAAGATCCGCAAGGTGCAGATGCGGGAGGAGACCGCCGAGCAGCTGGGGCTGTGA
- a CDS encoding HAD hydrolase-like protein: MSDALPTAPLVVGFDLDMTLIDTAPGFRDVLRVLGAELGVDFPVEEMTAKLGPPLDLLLADHLPEAEIGPAGDRFRALYPDHAITSVPAFPGAHDALAAVRRHRGRTLLVTGKYPANARLHVEHLDLDIDHVEGWVWGVGKAEALLREGASVYVGDHVHDVEGALAAGVTSVSVLTGGCTREELEAAGTHVVLDDLTDFPAWLDEHLLDLRLAALEADLRERGSLLVAYSGGADSALLLAAAVRALGPDRVAAATGYSDSLPQAERDPARSFAESLGVPVLTPRTHEMEREGYRANAGDRCFFCKAELIDVLTPLAAEHGYAHVATGTNADDTVAGFRPGIRAAAERGAVTPLADAGLSKAQVREASRRWGLPTWDKPAAACLSSRVAYGIEVTPHRLARVERAEAAVRTLLAEAGVAVRDLRVRDLGERGSVELDAALLAGPLAPGSALAEQLLDVVRRAGFDTVELDPRGFRSGSLNDALR; encoded by the coding sequence ATGTCCGACGCCCTCCCCACCGCCCCGCTGGTGGTGGGCTTCGACCTCGACATGACGCTGATCGACACGGCGCCCGGCTTCCGCGACGTGCTCCGGGTGCTGGGGGCCGAGCTCGGGGTCGACTTCCCCGTCGAGGAGATGACGGCGAAGCTCGGTCCGCCCCTCGACCTCCTGCTCGCCGACCACCTCCCCGAGGCCGAGATCGGCCCGGCGGGGGACCGCTTCCGGGCGCTCTACCCGGACCACGCGATCACCTCGGTCCCCGCCTTCCCGGGCGCGCACGACGCGCTGGCCGCCGTACGCCGCCACCGCGGGCGCACGCTGCTGGTCACCGGGAAGTACCCCGCCAACGCCCGCCTCCACGTCGAGCACCTCGACCTCGACATCGACCACGTCGAGGGCTGGGTCTGGGGCGTCGGCAAGGCCGAGGCGCTGCTCCGCGAGGGGGCGTCGGTCTACGTCGGCGACCACGTCCACGACGTCGAGGGCGCGCTCGCCGCCGGCGTCACGAGCGTGTCGGTCCTGACCGGCGGGTGCACCCGCGAGGAGCTGGAGGCCGCCGGCACCCACGTCGTCCTCGACGACCTCACCGACTTCCCCGCCTGGCTCGACGAGCACCTGCTCGACCTGCGGCTCGCGGCGCTCGAGGCCGACCTGCGCGAGCGCGGCTCGCTGCTCGTCGCCTACAGCGGCGGCGCCGACAGCGCCCTGCTGCTGGCCGCCGCCGTCCGCGCGCTTGGCCCGGACCGCGTCGCCGCCGCGACCGGCTACTCCGACTCGCTGCCCCAGGCCGAGCGCGACCCGGCCCGCTCCTTCGCGGAGTCGCTGGGCGTCCCGGTGCTGACCCCGCGGACCCACGAGATGGAGCGCGAGGGCTACCGCGCGAACGCCGGGGACCGCTGCTTCTTCTGCAAGGCCGAGCTGATCGACGTGCTGACCCCGCTCGCCGCCGAGCACGGCTACGCCCACGTCGCCACCGGCACCAACGCCGACGACACCGTGGCCGGCTTCCGCCCCGGGATCCGGGCGGCCGCCGAGCGCGGTGCGGTCACGCCGCTCGCGGACGCCGGGCTGAGCAAGGCCCAGGTCCGGGAGGCGTCGCGCCGCTGGGGCCTGCCCACCTGGGACAAGCCCGCCGCGGCCTGCCTGTCCTCGCGGGTCGCCTACGGCATCGAGGTCACCCCGCACCGCCTGGCCCGCGTCGAGCGCGCCGAGGCGGCGGTCCGCACGCTGCTCGCCGAGGCCGGCGTCGCCGTGCGCGACCTCCGCGTCCGCGACCTGGGGGAGCGCGGCTCCGTCGAGCTGGACGCCGCCCTGCTGGCCGGGCCGCTCGCCCCGGGCAGCGCGCTCGCGGAGCAGCTCCTGGACGTCGTTCGGCGTGCCGGTTTCGACACCGTCGAGCTGGACCCCCGCGGCTTCCGCTCGGGCTCGCTCAACGACGCCCTGCGCTGA
- a CDS encoding SRPBCC family protein has protein sequence MTFTHEESLTTAASPADVWALWSDVGSWHAWDPAVQQVALEGHFAEGAGGTMLLAGGIEAAFVLEVVEPGARYLDRLTLGDLVIRIDHQVAAHPDGARLLVRTTVEGPGAEDVGPMVTQDAPVALAALARLAEAR, from the coding sequence ATGACCTTCACGCACGAGGAGTCCCTGACCACCGCGGCGAGCCCGGCCGACGTCTGGGCGCTGTGGAGCGACGTCGGCAGCTGGCACGCGTGGGACCCGGCGGTGCAGCAGGTGGCGCTCGAGGGGCACTTCGCCGAAGGGGCGGGGGGCACGATGCTGCTCGCCGGCGGGATCGAGGCGGCGTTCGTGCTCGAGGTCGTCGAGCCGGGGGCCCGCTACCTCGACCGGCTCACGCTGGGCGACCTGGTGATCCGGATCGATCACCAGGTGGCCGCGCACCCGGACGGCGCCCGGCTGCTCGTCCGCACCACGGTCGAGGGCCCGGGTGCCGAGGACGTCGGCCCGATGGTCACCCAGGACGCGCCGGTCGCGCTGGCGGCCCTGGCGCGCCTGGCCGAGGCCCGGTGA